Proteins co-encoded in one Spirosoma endbachense genomic window:
- a CDS encoding aspartate carbamoyltransferase catalytic subunit: protein MAQSLSVRHLVGIKDLTESDIQLILETARQFKEVINRPIKKVPSLRDVTIANVFFENSTRTRLSFELAEKRLSADVVNFSASGSSVKKGETLLDTVNNILAMKVDMVVMRHSSPGAPHYLTKHIKANVVNAGDGTHEHPTQALLDSFSIREKLGDVAGKRIAIIGDITHSRVALSNIFCLQKQGAEVMVCGPKTLIPKYIEALGVKVGHDVRKALAWCDVANVLRIQLERQQIKYFPSLREYSLYFGISKQMLDELDRSIVLMHPGPINRGVELTSDAADSSHSIILDQVENGVAVRMAVLYLLAQL from the coding sequence ATGGCCCAATCTCTCAGCGTCCGCCATCTGGTGGGTATTAAAGACCTGACCGAATCTGACATTCAGCTCATTCTGGAAACGGCCAGGCAGTTTAAAGAAGTGATTAATCGCCCAATTAAAAAAGTGCCGTCGCTGCGTGACGTGACGATTGCCAACGTTTTTTTTGAAAATTCGACCCGTACCCGGCTTTCGTTTGAACTGGCCGAGAAACGATTATCGGCCGATGTTGTCAATTTTTCGGCTTCGGGCAGTTCAGTAAAAAAAGGCGAAACACTGCTGGATACGGTCAACAACATTCTGGCGATGAAGGTCGATATGGTCGTGATGCGGCACAGTAGCCCCGGCGCTCCGCACTACCTCACGAAGCATATCAAAGCCAACGTCGTCAACGCGGGCGACGGTACGCACGAACACCCCACACAAGCCCTGCTCGACTCCTTCTCTATCCGCGAGAAACTCGGCGATGTTGCGGGTAAGCGCATTGCCATCATCGGCGACATAACGCACTCCCGTGTGGCGCTTTCCAATATTTTCTGTCTGCAAAAGCAAGGGGCCGAGGTAATGGTCTGCGGCCCTAAAACACTTATCCCCAAATACATTGAAGCGCTGGGCGTAAAAGTCGGCCACGATGTTCGGAAGGCTCTCGCCTGGTGCGATGTTGCCAATGTGCTCCGGATTCAACTGGAGCGGCAACAGATCAAATACTTCCCATCGCTGCGTGAGTACTCGCTCTATTTCGGTATCTCAAAGCAAATGCTCGATGAGTTGGACCGATCCATTGTGCTCATGCACCCTGGCCCTATCAACCGGGGTGTCGAACTAACCTCCGATGCCGCCGATTCGTCGCATTCGATCATTCTGGATCAGGTCGAAAATGGAGTTGCGGTTCGGATGGCGGTGCTCTATTTGCTGGCGCAGTTGTAA
- a CDS encoding Uma2 family endonuclease, with product MELELRTLHPPRYQKFDDDFFFALCQVNETTRLERDAHGNIIFIPLARTETGRYNADLSGEIWNWNRRNKLGYTFDSSTGFKLANSAVRSPDVAWVSLDRWEAIPESDRQGFAPLCPDFVVEIRSKSDDLKDLKEKMEEYRDNSCGLGWLIDRKEKQVFIYRENGSIEIKQGTFVGLSGEDILPDLSIQIDL from the coding sequence ATGGAACTGGAACTCCGAACGTTGCACCCGCCCCGGTACCAGAAATTTGATGACGATTTTTTCTTCGCCTTATGTCAGGTGAACGAAACGACTCGACTGGAAAGGGATGCCCATGGAAATATCATTTTTATACCCCTCGCCAGAACAGAAACAGGACGTTATAACGCCGATTTATCAGGCGAAATTTGGAATTGGAATCGCCGTAACAAACTAGGTTACACATTCGATTCGTCAACTGGATTTAAATTAGCGAATTCTGCTGTTCGATCACCAGACGTAGCCTGGGTCAGTCTTGACCGTTGGGAGGCAATTCCCGAATCTGATCGACAGGGTTTCGCCCCACTTTGCCCGGATTTTGTGGTTGAAATTCGCTCAAAGAGTGATGATTTAAAGGATTTGAAAGAGAAAATGGAAGAATACCGCGACAATAGTTGCGGACTAGGCTGGCTCATTGATCGGAAGGAGAAGCAGGTTTTTATTTATCGCGAAAACGGCTCCATCGAGATTAAACAGGGAACGTTCGTCGGTTTATCTGGTGAAGACATTCTGCCCGATTTGAGCATCCAGATTGATCTATAA
- a CDS encoding CocE/NonD family hydrolase, protein MKYPSTFIRTVLFLALCITHYANAQEDILKKLQEIAIIEQKMMIPMRDGVRLATDIYRPKTDKPVPIIFSKTPYNINAWGDGELRQNSYQAALDAVKRGYAYVVQNERGKFFSEGDWDILGPPTTDGYDAFSWMSKQPWSNGKIGTLGCSSTAEWQMAVAALDHPAHAAMVPMGFGAGVGRVGPFMEQGNWYRGGAQQMLFTTWLYGSQTDAFARPNFPKTATSDDLTRVSRFYDLAPEMPKVDWAQGLKHLPVQDIIRNVNGQKGIYEKMIVRKPNDPDWYKGGLYHDNMPFGVPSFWFVSWYDVSNGPNLALFNHVRKNATDPQVRDNQYLVIAPTLHCAYKRATENTVVGERSVGDARLDYDALIYGWFDHWLKGENNDILKNTPRVKYYTMGSNKWQTSDTWPPSSTEMTTYFLSGGGHANSLYGDGKLTTKPLGKDEKPDAFAYDPAYPVPSYGGNVCCTGTAIQGGSFDQHQMETRQDILVYTTEPFADGVELTGSIEPTLYVSSDAKDTDFTIKLIDVYPDGKAYNLDETILRARYREGFDKEVWMEKGKVYKLTLSPMATSNYFAPGHRIRIELSSSNFPRFDRNMNTGGDNYSESKGVVAHNQVFHSVQYPSQIRLPIVKK, encoded by the coding sequence ATGAAATACCCCTCTACGTTCATTCGAACAGTGCTTTTTCTTGCCCTGTGCATCACGCACTACGCCAACGCACAGGAAGATATCCTTAAAAAACTCCAGGAAATTGCCATCATCGAGCAAAAAATGATGATTCCGATGCGCGATGGCGTTCGGCTGGCAACTGATATCTATCGACCTAAAACCGATAAGCCCGTACCAATTATCTTCTCCAAAACCCCTTATAATATCAATGCCTGGGGCGATGGTGAGCTCCGGCAGAATTCTTATCAGGCAGCGCTCGATGCCGTAAAACGGGGTTATGCTTATGTCGTTCAAAATGAACGGGGTAAATTCTTTTCGGAAGGCGACTGGGACATTCTCGGGCCACCCACGACGGATGGCTATGATGCGTTTTCGTGGATGTCAAAACAGCCGTGGTCGAATGGTAAAATTGGCACTTTGGGCTGCTCCTCCACGGCCGAATGGCAGATGGCCGTGGCCGCTTTAGACCACCCGGCTCACGCAGCGATGGTGCCAATGGGTTTTGGGGCCGGAGTGGGGCGTGTCGGCCCGTTTATGGAGCAGGGCAACTGGTACAGGGGCGGGGCGCAGCAGATGCTTTTTACAACCTGGTTATATGGTAGCCAAACAGATGCATTTGCCCGTCCGAACTTCCCCAAAACGGCCACGAGCGACGACTTAACGCGCGTATCCCGGTTTTATGACCTGGCTCCCGAAATGCCTAAAGTCGATTGGGCGCAGGGGCTGAAACACTTACCGGTTCAGGATATAATCAGGAATGTGAATGGCCAGAAGGGCATTTACGAAAAGATGATCGTTCGCAAACCGAACGATCCGGATTGGTATAAGGGCGGTCTTTACCACGACAATATGCCTTTTGGCGTGCCGAGTTTCTGGTTTGTCTCGTGGTATGATGTCTCGAACGGGCCGAATCTGGCCTTGTTCAATCACGTCCGCAAAAATGCGACTGATCCGCAGGTTCGCGACAATCAGTATCTGGTCATTGCTCCTACGCTGCATTGTGCTTACAAACGCGCCACCGAAAACACCGTTGTTGGTGAACGTAGTGTGGGCGATGCACGACTGGATTATGATGCGCTCATCTACGGCTGGTTTGATCATTGGCTGAAGGGTGAAAACAATGACATCCTGAAAAATACACCCCGCGTCAAATACTACACGATGGGTTCTAACAAATGGCAGACCTCAGATACATGGCCTCCCTCCAGTACGGAAATGACGACCTACTTCCTGTCGGGAGGTGGTCACGCCAATAGCCTCTATGGCGACGGTAAGCTCACAACCAAACCATTGGGAAAAGACGAAAAACCGGATGCTTTCGCCTATGATCCGGCCTATCCTGTCCCTTCGTATGGCGGTAACGTTTGCTGCACGGGCACTGCCATTCAGGGCGGCTCATTTGACCAGCATCAGATGGAAACACGGCAGGATATTCTGGTCTACACAACCGAGCCTTTTGCCGATGGAGTCGAACTGACGGGTTCGATTGAACCAACGCTCTACGTTTCGTCGGATGCCAAAGACACGGATTTTACGATTAAGCTGATCGACGTTTATCCGGATGGGAAAGCCTATAATCTGGACGAAACAATCCTACGCGCCCGGTATCGGGAGGGGTTCGACAAAGAGGTATGGATGGAGAAGGGTAAAGTGTATAAGCTTACGTTAAGCCCGATGGCTACAAGTAATTATTTTGCACCGGGCCATCGGATTCGGATTGAGCTATCGAGTAGCAATTTTCCGCGCTTTGATCGCAACATGAACACGGGTGGTGATAATTACAGCGAATCGAAAGGCGTAGTTGCACACAATCAGGTGTTTCATTCAGTCCAGTATCCATCGCAGATACGCCTGCCGATTGTAAAAAAGTGA
- a CDS encoding vWA domain-containing protein — protein sequence MKGFQFSDYVPPEQKEGNKFDQLLNIFQQLLLLTSGDVEQAMSWMSQLDRQYGLTDDKYGIGNFFDDLKEKGYLTEENEEGRIVMTPKSEQTIRRSALEEIFGKLKRSKSGGNHNTPYTGTGDELSSDLRSYQFGDTLEQISMTESIKNAQINSGVEEFQLMERDLEVTEKEQKTQTSTVLMIDISHSMILYGEDRITPAKKVALALVELVKQKYPKDTLDIVVFGNDAWQIQAKELPYLEVGPYHTNTVAGLELAMDLLRRRKNKNKQIFMITDGKPTCLKEGIKYYKNSFGLDRKVVSKTLTLAAQCRRLEIPITTFMIASDPYLKQFVQEFTKVNNGRAYYSGLQGLGNMMFEDFQRNRRKNIK from the coding sequence ATGAAAGGCTTTCAATTTTCCGATTACGTACCACCCGAACAGAAGGAAGGCAATAAATTCGACCAACTGCTCAATATTTTCCAGCAATTGCTGCTGCTAACTTCCGGTGATGTGGAGCAGGCAATGTCGTGGATGAGCCAGCTTGACCGGCAATATGGCCTTACCGATGATAAGTACGGGATTGGCAATTTCTTCGATGACCTGAAAGAAAAAGGCTATCTGACCGAAGAAAATGAAGAAGGTCGCATTGTGATGACGCCCAAAAGCGAACAAACCATTCGCCGGAGCGCTCTGGAAGAAATTTTCGGGAAGCTCAAACGCTCCAAGTCGGGCGGGAATCACAACACACCCTACACCGGTACTGGCGATGAACTCAGCAGCGATCTCCGTTCGTATCAATTCGGTGATACACTAGAGCAAATCTCGATGACCGAATCGATCAAAAATGCCCAGATCAACAGCGGTGTCGAAGAGTTCCAACTCATGGAGCGCGATCTTGAAGTAACAGAGAAAGAGCAGAAAACACAGACATCGACCGTGTTGATGATCGACATTAGCCATTCGATGATTCTGTATGGCGAAGATCGGATTACACCTGCGAAGAAAGTAGCCCTCGCGCTGGTCGAACTGGTTAAACAGAAATACCCGAAAGACACGCTGGATATTGTTGTGTTTGGCAACGATGCCTGGCAGATTCAGGCGAAAGAACTCCCCTATCTGGAAGTTGGCCCGTATCACACGAACACCGTGGCCGGGCTGGAACTTGCCATGGATTTACTGCGTCGGCGGAAAAACAAGAACAAACAGATTTTCATGATCACGGATGGAAAACCAACGTGTCTGAAAGAAGGGATCAAATACTATAAAAACTCATTTGGCCTTGACCGCAAGGTTGTCAGCAAAACCCTGACGCTGGCTGCCCAATGCCGTCGACTGGAGATTCCGATCACGACCTTTATGATTGCCTCCGATCCGTATCTGAAGCAATTTGTGCAGGAGTTTACGAAGGTTAACAACGGTCGGGCTTACTACAGTGGCTTGCAGGGTCTTGGCAATATGATGTTTGAAGATTTTCAGCGAAACCGTCGGAAGAATATCAAATAA
- a CDS encoding serine hydrolase: MLSAVSNKVGTLLPTLFLFLSMVTNALSQPLTDSLTAYIHRLPKNARISIATKSLADSSLSFYERADERVPSASVIKLPIMIEAMERVKAGTLDLDEIHILTDSEKTGGDGVLKTYSHRSRVSYRDMLRLMMVFSDNTATNIFINELGRDAINQRIHQLGLAQSQLNRVMMDTLAARQGRDNYVTAREMSQLLEKIYRKQVATPELCDQMIDILKQNEDTKTIPGLLPKGTVVAHKTGTLTYVRGDVGIVYAKSGSQNQPFLLSVFVEGVAQPEAERIIGEIALICYTYYSHQ, translated from the coding sequence ATGCTATCAGCCGTATCGAATAAAGTCGGGACACTCCTCCCGACTTTGTTTTTGTTTCTCAGTATGGTCACGAATGCACTTAGCCAACCTCTAACCGACTCGCTGACTGCCTATATCCATCGATTACCCAAAAACGCCCGGATCAGCATTGCCACTAAATCATTGGCCGACAGCAGCTTGTCGTTTTATGAGCGGGCCGATGAACGGGTACCATCCGCCAGCGTGATCAAACTGCCGATCATGATCGAAGCAATGGAGCGGGTAAAAGCCGGAACGCTCGATCTGGACGAGATTCATATCCTGACGGACTCCGAAAAAACCGGTGGCGATGGTGTTTTGAAAACCTATTCACACCGTAGCCGCGTCAGCTACCGCGACATGCTCCGACTCATGATGGTTTTTAGCGACAACACGGCAACCAACATCTTTATCAACGAACTGGGTCGCGATGCTATCAACCAGCGCATTCATCAGCTTGGTCTTGCACAAAGCCAGCTTAACCGGGTTATGATGGATACGCTGGCTGCCCGGCAAGGTCGCGATAATTACGTGACAGCGCGGGAAATGAGTCAGTTGCTGGAGAAAATTTACCGAAAGCAAGTCGCAACACCCGAACTCTGCGATCAGATGATCGATATTCTGAAGCAAAACGAAGATACGAAGACGATCCCCGGTTTGTTGCCCAAAGGAACGGTTGTAGCGCACAAAACCGGCACGCTGACCTACGTGCGGGGCGATGTTGGCATTGTGTACGCAAAATCGGGTAGCCAAAATCAACCCTTTTTGTTGTCTGTATTTGTGGAAGGTGTTGCCCAGCCAGAAGCGGAGCGAATTATTGGCGAGATTGCATTAATCTGTTATACCTATTACTCCCACCAATGA
- a CDS encoding uracil-DNA glycosylase family protein: MINFADKAIAYYNSLAAPTNLPPDIGVMNPYQEPVVQHLVSEFYSRFFNDNMPRIFVLGINPGRFGAGVTGISFTTPQNLRRYCGIDNNLPDTPELSSRFIYQVVEAFGGAKAFYGRFFLTSLFPLALTKSGKNYNFYDDRTTTEALWPAITETVRTQIDFGYDRRIAVCLGRKNETYLRRLNDQQHFFDRIVTLDHPRYILQYKTKDVPVYLERYISTLYDCLE, from the coding sequence ATGATCAACTTCGCTGATAAAGCCATTGCTTATTACAATTCGCTTGCTGCACCGACCAATCTGCCGCCCGACATCGGCGTTATGAATCCGTATCAGGAACCGGTAGTACAGCATCTGGTCAGCGAATTTTACAGCCGTTTTTTCAATGATAACATGCCCCGGATTTTCGTTCTGGGGATCAATCCCGGTCGATTTGGAGCGGGTGTAACGGGGATTTCGTTCACAACACCCCAGAATCTCCGCCGATATTGTGGCATTGACAATAACCTGCCCGATACCCCCGAACTTTCCAGCCGGTTTATTTATCAGGTTGTCGAAGCCTTCGGTGGCGCTAAGGCGTTTTATGGTCGTTTCTTTCTGACCTCTCTGTTTCCGCTCGCTCTGACCAAATCAGGGAAAAATTACAATTTCTACGATGACCGTACGACTACCGAAGCGCTTTGGCCCGCGATTACAGAAACCGTTCGAACGCAGATCGACTTTGGCTACGATAGGCGGATAGCTGTGTGTCTGGGTCGCAAAAACGAAACATATCTGCGTCGCCTAAACGACCAGCAGCATTTCTTCGACCGCATTGTCACACTCGATCACCCGCGTTACATTCTACAGTATAAAACGAAAGATGTTCCCGTTTATCTCGAACGCTACATTTCAACCCTGTACGACTGCCTGGAATAG
- a CDS encoding lipocalin family protein: protein MIGWLGSCRKDDSDAIKASSIEGSWTISAYKVDPAVDLLGNGQKTADLFIYYGAFLGDDVIKCVKQAKITFNAGGKITTTPIASCSTVREGPIEDGSNWTLTGSKLTIINSRSTKSYDAVVSSNTLKMSKAESDDFDGDGKLEPVVFILELIRL, encoded by the coding sequence ATGATAGGGTGGCTGGGAAGCTGTAGAAAAGATGACAGCGACGCTATAAAAGCTTCATCAATTGAAGGAAGCTGGACTATTTCGGCCTATAAGGTAGACCCAGCTGTAGATTTGCTGGGAAATGGGCAAAAAACGGCCGATTTGTTCATCTATTACGGTGCCTTTTTGGGAGATGATGTTATTAAATGCGTCAAGCAGGCAAAAATTACGTTCAACGCTGGAGGAAAAATAACTACTACACCAATCGCTTCCTGCTCAACCGTAAGAGAAGGACCAATTGAAGATGGCTCGAACTGGACATTGACCGGGTCAAAACTGACAATTATCAACAGCCGTAGTACGAAATCGTACGATGCCGTTGTAAGCAGTAATACGCTAAAAATGTCTAAAGCTGAGAGTGATGATTTTGATGGTGATGGGAAACTAGAGCCTGTTGTGTTTATTCTGGAACTGATCAGGCTATAA
- a CDS encoding lipocalin-like domain-containing protein, whose translation MMKLGRLLTWAFVLAMPLWFGSCKKENGGGDVVTPNSVEGSWKISGMKLKQGNQTEDYLELIKQYVGADAITCLTDSKITFNSNGKVTGVASPKCQSGDADDFNPATDNSTWKVTGDKLTITDSDGPQVYDLTVSGSAMTWSVTEQDDLDGDGKNETYTTVIEFKRA comes from the coding sequence ATGATGAAATTAGGTCGTTTACTCACGTGGGCATTCGTACTGGCAATGCCACTCTGGTTCGGAAGTTGTAAGAAAGAGAATGGCGGTGGTGATGTCGTGACGCCAAATTCGGTGGAAGGAAGCTGGAAAATTTCCGGCATGAAATTGAAACAGGGCAACCAGACCGAAGATTACCTCGAACTTATTAAACAATATGTTGGTGCTGATGCCATTACCTGCCTGACCGACAGCAAGATTACGTTCAATAGCAATGGTAAAGTGACGGGTGTTGCCTCACCAAAATGTCAGTCGGGTGATGCCGACGATTTCAATCCGGCAACGGATAACTCAACCTGGAAAGTAACGGGAGATAAGTTGACAATTACAGACAGCGACGGTCCACAGGTATATGATTTGACCGTGAGTGGCAGCGCAATGACCTGGAGCGTTACTGAACAGGATGATCTTGATGGCGATGGGAAAAACGAAACCTACACAACTGTCATCGAATTTAAGCGCGCATAA
- a CDS encoding alpha-L-fucosidase has product MRILFILLLSFGLFSQTSAQTSYQPTPDNLAARKAFQDDKFGLFIHWGVYSILGDGEWVMNQRQIPIKDYEKLPTFFNPTAFDAKEWVTMAKNAGMKYITITSKHHDGFAMYDSKVSDYDIVDRTPYKKDVLKALADECRAQGIKLFFYHSHLDWHHPDYFPRGQTGKTAGRPESGDFDKYLTYMDTQLSELLTNYGPVGGIWFDGWWDQSAHDKNDPHKTVVDWKLDRTYSLIHKLQPAALIGNNHHVAPFPGEDFQMFEKDLPGQNKTGFSGESVIGQLPLETCETMNGAWGFNIKDNRYKSTKDLVQYLVKAAGHNANFLLNVGPMPNGKIQPEFVKTLAEVGQWMQKNGETIYGTRGGPVPARDWGVTTAVGNRVFVHILNWEDRQLTLPPVSGKIRSAKLFADKSPVKVVQTPEGIVLTMNSAPSADATDTIIELEMAPEVAKK; this is encoded by the coding sequence ATGCGTATTTTATTCATTCTACTTCTGTCTTTCGGCCTGTTCAGCCAGACATCAGCCCAAACCAGTTATCAACCAACGCCCGACAATCTGGCTGCCCGGAAAGCGTTTCAGGACGATAAATTTGGCCTCTTCATTCACTGGGGTGTTTACAGTATTTTGGGGGATGGAGAATGGGTGATGAACCAGCGGCAGATTCCGATCAAAGACTACGAAAAACTCCCGACGTTTTTTAACCCCACTGCCTTCGATGCCAAAGAATGGGTTACTATGGCTAAAAATGCAGGAATGAAATACATCACCATTACCAGCAAGCACCACGATGGCTTTGCGATGTATGACTCCAAAGTGTCTGATTACGATATAGTTGACCGAACACCCTACAAAAAAGACGTGCTGAAAGCACTAGCCGACGAGTGCCGCGCTCAGGGTATCAAACTGTTTTTCTACCACTCCCACCTCGACTGGCACCATCCCGATTACTTCCCCCGCGGACAGACCGGCAAAACGGCAGGCCGACCCGAAAGTGGTGATTTCGATAAGTACCTCACCTACATGGATACGCAACTATCCGAACTGCTGACCAACTATGGTCCCGTTGGTGGCATCTGGTTCGATGGCTGGTGGGATCAGTCGGCCCATGATAAAAATGATCCGCATAAAACCGTTGTCGACTGGAAACTCGATCGGACTTACTCCCTCATTCACAAGCTTCAGCCTGCGGCATTGATTGGTAATAATCACCACGTTGCCCCTTTCCCCGGTGAAGATTTCCAGATGTTTGAGAAAGACCTGCCGGGGCAAAACAAGACTGGTTTCAGCGGAGAGTCGGTTATTGGGCAGTTGCCGCTCGAAACCTGCGAAACAATGAATGGGGCCTGGGGTTTTAACATCAAAGATAACCGGTACAAAAGCACAAAAGATCTGGTGCAGTACCTGGTGAAGGCTGCCGGTCATAACGCCAATTTTCTGCTAAACGTTGGACCAATGCCCAATGGTAAAATCCAACCTGAGTTTGTCAAAACGCTGGCCGAAGTGGGGCAGTGGATGCAGAAGAATGGCGAAACCATCTATGGTACGCGCGGAGGACCGGTTCCCGCCCGCGACTGGGGCGTCACAACCGCCGTAGGCAACCGCGTTTTTGTTCATATCCTCAACTGGGAAGATCGCCAGCTAACGCTCCCGCCCGTTTCCGGCAAAATCCGCTCGGCTAAACTGTTTGCCGACAAGAGCCCGGTAAAGGTCGTTCAAACGCCCGAAGGCATTGTGTTAACCATGAATTCGGCACCCTCAGCTGATGCCACCGATACAATCATTGAACTGGAAATGGCTCCCGAAGTAGCTAAGAAATAA